One window of the Halorhabdus rudnickae genome contains the following:
- a CDS encoding ISH6 family transposase: MHATIDVRLTVSIDDDKTIPLAALAEFITDQNVESVLLEGLVESLDASRVEALCGEKHAHGNGDQRFQRAGTDTRTAVTTAGEHEFSLHYVEDTDADHDEASYFRPVEDVLSFDGQNRYQQDIAAKSVDLATSLSYRDAADHGDGILSEMPSPTTINRRARKYGSKLKQFLPDCVADTDADAVIPDGTKCHSQDDDRSYHSVQATLGEDTAEESRSLLDLSVNADWDETAADLNEIDAVTDDATVVSDADDGIVTAFTDEYSDHQLDLVHVGRTLDYNLWDDGVFSLDRRNEIVSEVIDEVFHLKNSVAKHRSDEEFAAIRSRIARTTERIEKTAWQLDQYGSEKAAGYLRRWLPSIVTFAEQAVEGFEVPWTSNPVERLMGEVSKRCKNQWMRWTTEGLEAILQLRLVKYADPEYYQSFLDELLQRSTKTAMSCDLSIESTRGKL; encoded by the coding sequence ATGCACGCCACAATCGACGTGCGGTTGACTGTTAGCATCGACGACGACAAAACGATACCGCTGGCCGCGCTGGCTGAGTTCATCACTGACCAGAACGTCGAGTCAGTTCTTCTCGAAGGACTGGTCGAGAGCCTCGACGCGAGCCGCGTCGAGGCGCTCTGTGGCGAGAAACACGCTCACGGCAATGGTGATCAGCGATTCCAACGAGCTGGAACCGATACTCGCACAGCTGTCACAACCGCCGGTGAGCACGAGTTTTCTCTCCACTACGTCGAGGATACCGACGCTGACCACGACGAAGCCAGCTACTTCCGGCCCGTTGAAGATGTTCTCAGCTTCGACGGGCAAAACCGCTATCAGCAGGACATAGCCGCCAAGAGTGTCGATCTCGCTACCTCGCTCAGCTATCGTGATGCTGCTGACCACGGCGACGGCATCCTCTCGGAGATGCCGTCGCCGACCACTATCAACCGCCGCGCGAGAAAGTACGGCAGTAAGCTCAAGCAGTTCCTTCCCGACTGTGTCGCTGATACAGACGCTGATGCGGTTATTCCTGACGGCACGAAGTGTCACAGTCAAGACGACGACCGTTCGTACCACTCCGTCCAAGCCACGCTCGGCGAAGATACTGCAGAGGAGTCACGCTCCTTGCTGGATCTTTCGGTGAACGCTGATTGGGACGAGACAGCAGCTGACCTCAATGAGATCGACGCAGTCACTGACGACGCGACAGTCGTCAGTGACGCTGATGACGGCATCGTTACGGCCTTTACCGACGAATACAGCGATCACCAACTCGATCTTGTCCACGTCGGCCGAACGCTGGACTACAACCTCTGGGACGATGGCGTGTTCTCCTTGGATCGACGGAACGAGATCGTCTCGGAGGTGATCGATGAGGTGTTCCATCTGAAAAATTCGGTCGCCAAGCACCGTTCAGACGAGGAGTTCGCGGCGATCCGCTCGCGGATCGCGCGAACGACCGAGCGTATCGAGAAGACAGCGTGGCAGTTGGATCAGTACGGGTCAGAGAAGGCTGCGGGGTATCTACGGCGGTGGCTGCCGTCGATTGTGACGTTTGCCGAGCAGGCTGTCGAGGGGTTCGAGGTGCCGTGGACCTCGAACCCCGTCGAACGGCTGATGGGAGAAGTCAGCAAGCGCTGCAAGAACCAGTGGATGCGCTGGACAACGGAGGGATTAGAGGCGATACTCCAGCTTCGGCTGGTGAAGTACGCCGATCCAGAGTACTACCAGTCGTTCCTTGACGAACTGCTCCAGCGATCGACCAAAACAGCAATGAGCTGTGACCTCTCAATTGAGAGCACCAGAGGCAAACTCTAG
- a CDS encoding M48 family metallopeptidase, whose amino-acid sequence MRHDQVFDEDDIEVVSAHELGHAAEHHNIYLLITGTTVLFSMFLTGRFMLAGEPLTAAGVFVIALTSWFLSLGVSRYLEYRADEFAARYLDDPDQVIEQLRSLREADVEDRASSLSLFENILPKHLRDDLNQLFSTHPTADQRIANIERFKDGNGLSAFPFQIGE is encoded by the coding sequence TTGCGACACGACCAAGTTTTTGATGAGGACGACATCGAGGTAGTTTCGGCTCACGAGCTCGGGCACGCAGCAGAACACCATAACATCTACCTACTGATTACGGGAACAACGGTTCTCTTCTCCATGTTTCTAACCGGGCGGTTTATGCTGGCTGGAGAGCCTCTCACAGCGGCAGGAGTGTTTGTTATAGCTCTCACCAGTTGGTTTCTGTCCCTCGGGGTGAGTCGCTATCTGGAATATCGTGCTGATGAATTCGCCGCCCGCTATCTCGACGACCCCGACCAGGTGATTGAGCAACTACGGAGCCTGAGAGAAGCAGATGTGGAGGACCGCGCGTCATCGCTCAGTCTATTTGAGAATATCCTACCAAAACACCTACGAGATGATCTGAATCAGTTATTCTCGACACATCCGACTGCCGACCAGCGGATTGCGAATATTGAAAGGTTCAAAGACGGAAACGGGCTATCTGCTTTCCCATTCCAAATTGGGGAGTGA